A window of Thermus antranikianii DSM 12462 contains these coding sequences:
- a CDS encoding ABC transporter permease, with translation MRRLLALHALLVYLFLYLPILVIVALSFNESRRGVRFTGFTLDWYRALFQDPRVLEYFLNTLLVAFVSTLVATVLGTLLAVGLVRYRFPGKGFLSYLLYIPVVVPDVVMGVSLLLLFALAREVLGFPRLSLLTVILGHITFQVAFVTLVVRSRLLLLDPALEEAARDLGARGWQTFWHVTLPLAWPGVMAGALLALTLSLDDFVVTFFTAGPGATTLPLYIYSSVKLGVSPKVHALSTLIIGLSAFFLALGYALTRRRV, from the coding sequence ATGAGAAGGCTTCTTGCCCTTCATGCCCTTTTGGTCTACCTCTTCCTCTACCTGCCCATCCTGGTCATCGTGGCCCTCTCCTTCAACGAAAGCCGCCGGGGGGTGCGCTTCACCGGCTTCACCCTGGACTGGTACCGGGCCCTTTTCCAAGATCCCAGGGTGCTGGAGTATTTCCTGAACACCCTCCTGGTGGCCTTCGTCTCCACCCTGGTGGCCACGGTATTGGGGACGCTTTTGGCCGTGGGCCTTGTGCGTTACCGCTTTCCCGGCAAAGGCTTCCTCTCCTACCTCCTCTACATCCCCGTGGTGGTGCCCGATGTGGTCATGGGGGTGTCCCTTCTCCTCCTCTTCGCCCTGGCCCGGGAGGTTTTGGGGTTTCCCCGCCTTTCCCTCCTCACGGTGATCCTGGGGCACATCACCTTCCAGGTGGCCTTCGTGACCCTGGTGGTGCGCTCCCGCCTTCTTCTCCTGGACCCAGCCCTGGAGGAGGCCGCCCGCGACCTGGGGGCCCGGGGCTGGCAGACCTTCTGGCACGTGACCCTGCCCCTGGCCTGGCCTGGGGTGATGGCGGGGGCGCTTCTCGCCCTCACCCTTTCCCTGGACGACTTCGTGGTCACCTTCTTCACCGCTGGCCCCGGGGCCACCACCCTACCCCTTTACATCTATTCCAGTGTGAAGCTGGGGGTAAGCCCCAAGGTGCACGCCCTTTCCACCTTGATCATCGGCCTTAGCGCCTTCTTCCTGGCCTTGGGGTATGCTTTAACCCGGAGGAGGGTATGA